One genomic segment of Marinitoga piezophila KA3 includes these proteins:
- a CDS encoding S1C family serine protease, producing the protein MKKSFFLLFIVLLIFSIFSFGDIKILNISMEDRDELFYYAPIVTNNYIILASPGTPDKDYNDAGIYLLDKENLEILDVFKTYSPVSIVSGECFYPGYFSTYYAYYDNTLISFYVSDSEKISVEWKKSFEYKDIEITNDFDNDFIIKENKLNARKNDIIIKINDEYLYNYSDMAKYLENYSEDVATLHLLRNNSNISYVYKTNIVTKPDYIISGVIYRDEFDFSDNLFIQTEKYIYQLDYEGNIINRYYAEKKSHKLPPTFSDLNQDGKIEVVFFEDNYIKILDNGNLIKIDFDYWYQDEEDIFAPISTVYYADVDNDYYPEGVFVDKNFTINYIEYDPTTKSYYISYSELPNKGNYKYPLVSGNVVYDFNFTGDLLTLITYNKEIYMLSSDEKIISKKILKFPIISRPYIYWKNGWFIVLTQYDFDNEKTFLTKLKYKDEKFEIIDTYEYNGFYLLEGYIPYNDNIYALLCSSENTILQYIEKDGTEIFEAYKTYMSNNNNFIDYIQTFKKHDLKNKLLIAERGEEIISPEEIAKKMESVVRINNYVYSSYEELEGSGSGFIIAEDDFYYYIATNAHVVSTIGEDITKDISYYGLSITFFNGETVSPEEVFINTTFKDIAILSISKFYLDNTYPVLPLGLYSHTIGTKVYALGNPEGLDFTFTQGIISALRFARINEFYNINNNKFFELIQTDAAINHGNSGGPLIDKYGNVIGINSLGGDKNITEGLNFAISANDLYYEIKKDNFIKLFYDSRLPNDWLFKTLKNKFSKYYNY; encoded by the coding sequence ATGAAAAAATCATTTTTTCTACTTTTTATAGTATTATTAATTTTTAGTATTTTTTCTTTTGGGGATATAAAAATACTTAATATTTCAATGGAAGATAGAGATGAACTTTTTTATTATGCGCCTATAGTTACAAATAATTATATTATTTTAGCTTCTCCAGGAACTCCGGATAAAGATTATAATGATGCGGGAATATATTTATTAGATAAAGAAAATTTGGAAATTCTTGATGTTTTTAAGACGTATTCTCCCGTTTCAATAGTTTCTGGTGAGTGTTTTTATCCAGGATATTTTAGTACATATTATGCATATTATGATAATACATTAATTTCTTTTTATGTATCAGATTCTGAAAAAATCAGTGTTGAATGGAAAAAGTCATTTGAATATAAAGATATTGAGATAACCAATGATTTTGACAATGATTTTATTATTAAAGAGAATAAATTAAATGCAAGAAAGAACGATATTATCATAAAAATTAACGATGAATATCTATATAATTATTCCGATATGGCAAAATATCTTGAAAATTATTCTGAGGATGTAGCTACATTACATCTCTTAAGGAATAATAGTAATATTTCTTATGTTTATAAAACCAATATTGTTACAAAACCTGATTATATAATTTCAGGTGTTATTTATAGGGATGAATTTGATTTTTCTGATAATTTGTTTATCCAAACTGAAAAATATATATACCAATTGGATTATGAAGGAAATATAATAAATAGATATTATGCTGAAAAAAAGTCTCATAAACTCCCTCCTACATTTTCAGACCTTAATCAGGATGGGAAAATTGAAGTGGTGTTTTTTGAAGATAATTATATTAAAATATTGGATAATGGTAATTTGATAAAAATAGATTTTGATTATTGGTATCAAGATGAAGAGGATATTTTTGCACCAATTTCAACAGTTTATTACGCAGATGTAGATAATGATTATTATCCAGAAGGCGTTTTTGTAGATAAAAATTTTACTATCAATTATATAGAATATGATCCTACAACAAAGTCTTATTATATATCTTATAGTGAACTTCCCAATAAAGGTAATTATAAGTATCCGTTAGTTTCAGGGAATGTTGTTTATGACTTTAATTTTACTGGAGATTTATTGACGTTAATTACATATAATAAGGAAATATATATGCTGTCGTCTGATGAAAAAATAATTTCAAAAAAGATTTTAAAATTTCCAATTATTTCAAGACCATATATTTATTGGAAAAATGGTTGGTTTATTGTTTTAACACAATATGATTTTGACAATGAAAAAACATTTTTAACTAAATTAAAATATAAAGATGAGAAGTTTGAAATAATTGATACATATGAATATAATGGTTTTTATTTATTGGAAGGTTATATACCTTATAATGATAACATTTATGCTTTATTATGTAGTTCTGAAAATACTATTTTACAATATATAGAAAAAGATGGAACTGAGATTTTTGAGGCATACAAAACATATATGTCAAACAACAATAATTTTATTGACTATATACAAACTTTTAAAAAACATGATTTAAAAAATAAATTATTAATAGCAGAAAGAGGAGAAGAAATTATTTCTCCAGAAGAGATTGCAAAGAAAATGGAGAGTGTTGTAAGAATAAATAATTATGTTTATTCTTCTTATGAAGAATTGGAAGGTTCAGGTAGCGGTTTTATAATTGCTGAAGATGATTTTTACTATTATATTGCAACAAATGCACATGTTGTTTCCACAATAGGTGAAGATATAACGAAAGATATATCTTATTACGGACTTTCCATAACTTTTTTTAATGGCGAAACTGTTTCTCCAGAAGAAGTTTTTATAAATACTACATTTAAAGATATAGCGATTTTAAGCATATCTAAATTTTATCTTGATAACACATATCCGGTATTGCCTTTAGGATTATATTCTCATACTATTGGAACAAAGGTTTATGCTTTAGGAAATCCAGAAGGATTAGATTTTACATTTACTCAAGGTATTATATCAGCACTAAGATTTGCAAGGATTAATGAATTTTATAATATAAACAATAACAAATTTTTTGAATTAATTCAAACAGATGCTGCAATAAATCATGGGAATTCTGGAGGTCCTCTTATTGATAAGTATGGAAATGTAATAGGAATCAATTCTTTGGGGGGGGATAAAAATATTACCGAAGGCTTAAATTTTGCTATTTCTGCAAATGATCTATATTATGAAATAAAAAAAGATAATTTTATTAAATTATTTTATGATTCCAGATTACCAAATGATTGGCTTTTTAAAACGTTAAAGAATAAATTTAGTAAATATTATAATTATTGA